One genomic region from Curtobacterium sp. 9128 encodes:
- a CDS encoding threonine/serine exporter family protein — protein sequence MVGFGSALANLRGVLRQPESHVEVVDGETVPVGMLLGTLGTLLLDAGSSVTDVRSALEKARDSAGIGPELAVGVLPALVIVSETATGSATIVNAEGVELSSRQAARANRLVLGLESGSIALAEIPARVRAIRAGTRPPAPLPWIAGNALTAAGLAVVFRCPWWAILVTLGVGALVGVIGLLLRRFREAVAIIPFLAAFMSTAVVGLVVAQTGFGHVPLFAVCAPVAVFVPGALITNALLELTAADIVTGASRLVQGVIMLGFMAAGIAAGSALTGLHVDPSSAALVGEVAGVGTDRGGWEAVPSYWVSWVAVVVLALGLGLVFGSGWRLTLVSVAVMVTAYAVLSGTSPLWGSVVATGVTAALLFVATRLLERLVPVIPATVSFFPAFLLLVPGTVGLVAVSTLDPVALATPLATFASLCIGTKIGGLLPGLFARTAPAH from the coding sequence GTGGTGGGATTCGGCAGCGCGCTCGCGAACCTCCGTGGTGTCCTCCGGCAGCCGGAGTCGCACGTCGAGGTGGTCGACGGGGAGACCGTCCCGGTCGGCATGCTCCTCGGCACGCTCGGCACCCTGTTGCTCGACGCCGGCAGCTCCGTCACCGACGTCCGTTCGGCGCTCGAGAAAGCCCGCGACTCCGCCGGCATCGGCCCGGAGCTCGCGGTCGGGGTGCTCCCGGCACTCGTGATCGTCAGCGAGACCGCGACGGGATCGGCGACGATCGTGAACGCCGAGGGCGTCGAGCTGTCGTCCCGGCAGGCGGCGCGCGCGAATCGGCTGGTCCTCGGGCTCGAGAGCGGCTCGATCGCCCTCGCGGAGATCCCGGCGCGGGTCAGGGCGATCCGAGCGGGCACCCGCCCGCCGGCGCCGCTGCCGTGGATCGCGGGCAACGCCCTCACCGCCGCAGGACTGGCGGTCGTGTTCCGCTGTCCGTGGTGGGCGATCCTGGTCACGCTCGGCGTCGGCGCGCTGGTCGGGGTCATCGGACTCCTGCTCCGTCGCTTCCGCGAGGCGGTCGCCATCATCCCGTTCCTCGCGGCGTTCATGTCGACGGCGGTGGTCGGACTCGTCGTCGCCCAGACCGGCTTCGGGCACGTCCCGCTCTTCGCCGTCTGTGCGCCCGTCGCGGTGTTCGTCCCCGGGGCGCTCATCACGAACGCCCTGCTCGAACTCACAGCGGCGGACATCGTCACCGGGGCCTCGCGGCTCGTGCAGGGCGTCATCATGCTCGGCTTCATGGCCGCCGGGATCGCCGCCGGCAGCGCGCTCACCGGGCTGCACGTCGACCCGTCGTCCGCGGCCCTCGTCGGCGAGGTCGCCGGGGTCGGGACCGACCGCGGCGGCTGGGAAGCGGTGCCGTCCTACTGGGTGTCGTGGGTCGCGGTGGTCGTCCTGGCGCTCGGTCTCGGCCTGGTCTTCGGCTCCGGCTGGCGTCTCACGCTCGTGTCCGTCGCGGTCATGGTGACCGCCTACGCGGTGCTGAGCGGCACGAGCCCACTGTGGGGCAGCGTCGTCGCGACCGGTGTGACCGCCGCCCTGCTGTTCGTCGCCACCCGCCTGCTCGAACGGCTCGTCCCGGTGATCCCGGCGACGGTGTCGTTCTTCCCCGCGTTCCTGTTGCTCGTCCCGGGCACGGTCGGGCTCGTCGCGGTGTCGACCCTCGACCCGGTGGCGCTCGCCACCCCGCTCGCGACGTTCGCGAGCCTGTGCATCGGCACGAAGATCGGTGGGCTGCTCCCCGGATTGTTCGCCCGCACCGCCCCGGCGCACTGA
- a CDS encoding class I adenylate-forming enzyme family protein, whose translation MTKTRSDYDPTRFREVFEGSYTYANGFARNTHRFAGRPALRDPDTDRSWTYAELGDAVDRIGGWLLRHGAGKGSVVMVELFNSPEFAMLYLACHRIGAVFSPTNFRLAADEVAFIVDDSAPVVLVYDADRTTDITAALASASHDPAHVVVVGDALRQDVPFADLLAADPVTADELTPTEPRSTYDETTRLYTSGTTGRPKPVPLPSLVEVLSAHDVVMHFPLSPFDKTLNMSPLFHRGGLYSGGPNPVFYVGAELTTLRHFDADRVLDLVESERLTFLIGAPPNLVQLANAQEKRPRDLSSLHGIVTMGAPLDRAAALRYQELLSPRIFNGYGTTETFWNTFLRPEDFPDGAGSTGRASTDDDVAVVRVYADELAAPSDTVAKDGTEIGEFAVRTVKSGYSYRNPGLEAEKFASGWFYPGDLATWDEHERVTIVGRKDDMIISGGENVHPVQVEAVLQEHPGVADSIVTGVPDERWGEVVTAYVIRAERGLPSDDADAAAELEQWTGSHPGLARYKRPRKYRFVTELPYNATGKKVHYLAKATAAEDDAAGLLLAP comes from the coding sequence ATGACGAAGACCCGATCCGACTACGACCCGACCCGGTTCCGCGAGGTCTTCGAGGGCAGCTACACCTACGCCAACGGCTTCGCGCGGAACACGCACCGCTTCGCCGGACGTCCAGCCCTCCGGGACCCGGACACGGACCGGTCGTGGACGTACGCGGAACTCGGCGACGCGGTCGACCGGATCGGCGGGTGGCTCCTCCGGCACGGCGCCGGCAAGGGCTCGGTCGTCATGGTCGAGCTCTTCAACTCCCCCGAGTTCGCGATGCTCTACCTGGCGTGCCACCGCATCGGCGCGGTGTTCTCGCCGACGAACTTCCGGCTCGCGGCCGACGAGGTCGCGTTCATCGTCGACGACTCGGCCCCGGTCGTGCTCGTGTACGACGCCGACCGGACCACGGACATCACGGCCGCGCTGGCGAGCGCCTCGCACGACCCGGCGCACGTCGTGGTCGTCGGCGATGCGCTCCGGCAGGACGTCCCGTTCGCCGACCTGCTCGCGGCCGACCCGGTGACGGCGGACGAACTCACGCCGACCGAGCCGCGGAGCACCTACGACGAGACGACGCGGCTGTACACCTCCGGGACGACGGGCCGACCGAAGCCCGTCCCGCTGCCGAGCCTCGTCGAGGTGCTCAGCGCGCACGACGTGGTCATGCACTTCCCGCTGAGCCCCTTCGACAAGACGCTGAACATGTCGCCGCTGTTCCACCGCGGTGGGCTGTACTCCGGCGGTCCGAACCCGGTGTTCTACGTCGGGGCCGAGCTCACCACGCTCCGGCACTTCGACGCCGACCGTGTGCTCGACCTCGTCGAGTCGGAACGGCTGACGTTCCTCATCGGGGCCCCGCCGAACCTCGTGCAGCTCGCGAACGCGCAGGAGAAGCGGCCGCGCGACCTGTCCTCCCTGCACGGCATCGTGACGATGGGGGCGCCGCTCGACCGGGCCGCTGCCCTGCGGTACCAGGAGCTGCTCTCCCCGCGGATCTTCAACGGCTACGGCACGACGGAGACCTTCTGGAACACGTTCCTGCGCCCGGAGGACTTCCCCGACGGCGCCGGCTCCACGGGCCGGGCCTCCACCGACGACGACGTCGCGGTCGTCCGGGTGTACGCCGACGAGCTCGCGGCGCCGAGCGACACCGTGGCGAAGGACGGCACCGAGATCGGCGAGTTCGCGGTCCGCACCGTGAAGTCCGGCTACTCGTACCGGAACCCCGGCCTCGAGGCGGAGAAGTTCGCGAGCGGCTGGTTCTACCCGGGCGACCTCGCGACGTGGGACGAGCACGAGCGGGTGACGATCGTCGGGCGCAAGGACGACATGATCATCTCCGGCGGCGAGAACGTGCACCCCGTGCAGGTGGAGGCGGTCCTGCAGGAGCACCCAGGCGTCGCGGACTCGATCGTGACCGGGGTGCCCGACGAGCGCTGGGGCGAGGTCGTGACGGCGTACGTCATCCGTGCCGAGCGCGGGCTGCCGTCGGATGACGCCGACGCGGCCGCCGAGCTCGAGCAGTGGACGGGGTCGCATCCGGGCCTTGCACGGTACAAGCGCCCGCGGAAGTACCGGTTCGTCACCGAGCTGCCGTACAACGCGACGGGCAAGAAGGTGCACTACCTCGCCAAGGCGACGGCCGCCGAGGACGACGCAGCGGGGCTGCTGCTGGCCCCGTAG
- a CDS encoding Ig-like domain-containing protein, producing MNTRGDHVDTRAVGGDGPARRARKSARGTVLAGLTATLAAALLALAAAPVAAAATTASRPASTTIAPAAATSTAAPAAPTQSDTRPAPPSSAPTGSPSPTAPPTDRPPVDPTIADPGDVTSATGRFHGTATPGHAVRVMDPAVSTRSVCTATADPRGTWSCYGTVQTGPQQVFTVQDTTDPSRRTADAPASDVVVPPTITTRAPTAGSVSGTGDAGMTVTVSLSGTTTNGGAAVRTAVIGPDGRWIVSWATGAPRPNGTVTMTATQTASTAGGFRSDLRSAASQPVSITIDRTPPDAPRVTDPRTGARIGTQPLTIRGTGEPGATLTAYVDRVAVCGATVGSNGSWACSAEGTTLTAGRHQVTALQHDAAGNHSRSSSAVDVTVRAGATSTPGSSAPPSSAPSGPTGAGGTPTGTAGPGTADGSGGTSGHTPGSGAGGGTESGGAGTGGGSAGQGTGGHDWSGPAGDWSIATTFDQTVPTIQSSFSWRTLLVAASVAAGFLLLVAGPARLVARTLRGRMPVRLASFTGRNRPRAERTRGDEALPTWASVAVAVPLAAVLTLLGVGVELEARYVRLAIAVLLGAAVLAAAVVLATRWAAGADRHTVGYRISPWLVLAALVACGITRLADLSPAIVIGVLLVPAGRLDVDTAAMRLGTGIAACARSATWRSIALLLLAAAGWLLHSLTPGTGFWTSLVSEFAITLCVGGLGSLVVTLLPVAGSAGSALWAHSRGRYASIAAVGVALAAAVYSGSAGTHVSPVAMGVVACGCAAVAAATWLWVRVLEPDVRG from the coding sequence ATGAACACGCGCGGGGACCACGTGGACACCAGGGCAGTCGGGGGCGACGGCCCTGCTCGTCGAGCCCGGAAGTCCGCCCGTGGCACGGTGCTGGCGGGCCTGACCGCGACGCTCGCCGCAGCCCTGCTCGCCCTCGCGGCCGCCCCCGTGGCAGCAGCAGCGACCACCGCGTCGCGGCCAGCATCGACCACCATCGCGCCGGCGGCAGCGACGAGCACCGCGGCGCCGGCCGCCCCCACGCAGTCCGACACCCGGCCGGCCCCACCGTCGTCCGCCCCGACGGGTTCCCCGTCCCCGACCGCTCCCCCGACCGATCGCCCCCCGGTCGACCCCACGATCGCCGACCCCGGCGACGTCACGAGCGCGACCGGCCGGTTCCACGGCACGGCGACGCCCGGACACGCCGTCCGTGTGATGGACCCCGCCGTCTCCACCCGTTCGGTGTGCACCGCGACGGCAGACCCCCGTGGCACGTGGTCCTGCTACGGCACCGTCCAGACCGGTCCGCAGCAGGTGTTCACCGTGCAGGACACCACCGACCCCTCCCGCCGCACCGCCGACGCTCCGGCGTCCGACGTCGTCGTCCCGCCGACCATCACCACGCGGGCACCGACCGCGGGCTCCGTCTCCGGCACCGGGGACGCGGGCATGACCGTCACGGTGTCACTCTCCGGCACCACGACGAACGGAGGCGCCGCCGTCCGCACCGCGGTCATCGGACCGGACGGCCGCTGGATCGTCTCCTGGGCGACGGGTGCACCGCGCCCGAACGGCACCGTCACCATGACGGCCACCCAGACGGCGAGCACCGCGGGTGGCTTCCGGTCCGACCTCCGCAGCGCCGCATCACAGCCGGTGTCGATCACGATCGACCGCACCCCGCCGGACGCCCCGCGTGTCACGGACCCGCGGACCGGAGCACGGATCGGCACCCAGCCGCTGACGATCCGCGGCACGGGTGAGCCCGGCGCCACCCTGACCGCCTACGTCGACCGCGTCGCGGTGTGCGGCGCCACGGTCGGCTCGAACGGTTCCTGGGCGTGCTCGGCCGAGGGCACGACGCTCACGGCGGGCCGCCACCAGGTCACCGCGCTGCAGCACGACGCCGCGGGGAACCACTCGCGGTCGTCCTCGGCCGTGGACGTCACGGTCCGGGCGGGCGCCACCAGCACCCCCGGTTCGAGTGCACCGCCCAGCAGCGCCCCGAGCGGGCCCACCGGAGCCGGTGGCACCCCGACCGGGACGGCAGGACCGGGCACGGCCGACGGCTCGGGCGGGACCTCCGGGCACACCCCGGGCAGCGGCGCCGGCGGCGGGACGGAGTCCGGCGGAGCCGGGACCGGCGGCGGCAGCGCGGGCCAGGGCACCGGCGGCCACGACTGGTCCGGCCCGGCGGGCGACTGGTCGATCGCGACGACGTTCGACCAGACCGTCCCCACCATCCAGTCGTCCTTCTCGTGGCGCACGCTCCTCGTTGCTGCCTCGGTCGCGGCCGGGTTCCTGCTCCTCGTCGCCGGGCCCGCACGACTCGTCGCACGCACCCTCCGCGGTCGCATGCCCGTCCGCCTCGCGTCCTTCACCGGGCGCAACCGCCCCCGCGCGGAGCGCACCCGTGGTGACGAGGCGCTCCCGACCTGGGCGTCCGTCGCCGTGGCGGTCCCGCTCGCAGCCGTGCTGACCCTGCTCGGGGTCGGTGTCGAGCTCGAGGCGCGGTACGTCCGCCTCGCGATCGCGGTCCTGCTCGGTGCCGCCGTCCTCGCGGCCGCGGTGGTGCTGGCGACCCGCTGGGCCGCCGGCGCCGACCGGCACACGGTCGGGTACCGCATCTCGCCGTGGCTCGTGCTCGCCGCCCTCGTGGCGTGCGGCATCACCCGGCTCGCGGACCTCTCCCCGGCGATCGTCATCGGCGTCCTCCTGGTCCCGGCCGGACGCCTCGACGTCGACACGGCCGCGATGCGCCTCGGCACCGGGATCGCGGCCTGCGCCAGGAGCGCGACGTGGCGTTCGATCGCGCTGCTCCTCCTCGCCGCGGCCGGGTGGCTGCTGCACAGCCTCACCCCGGGAACCGGCTTCTGGACGTCGCTCGTGTCCGAGTTCGCCATCACCCTCTGCGTGGGCGGTCTCGGGTCGCTCGTCGTGACGCTGCTGCCGGTCGCCGGCTCCGCCGGCAGCGCACTGTGGGCGCACTCCCGGGGCCGGTACGCATCGATCGCCGCCGTCGGCGTCGCGCTGGCCGCCGCCGTCTACTCCGGCTCCGCCGGGACCCACGTCTCCCCCGTCGCCATGGGTGTCGTCGCCTGCGGGTGCGCCGCGGTGGCGGCCGCCACCTGGTTGTGGGTCCGGGTCCTGGAACCGGACGTCCGCGGCTGA
- a CDS encoding LemA family protein: MDTGLITTLIVIGVVVVVLVVVGIYLWVTYNSLVTLKVRVDEAWSDISVQLKRRADLIPTIVDTVKGYATHEKSVFDDVTKARSETLSAGDATAASAAEGHMQKALKSVFAVAEGYPQLQSSQNFLQLQTELVDTEDKIQSARRFYNGGVRELNTKIKVFPNSSFAKSRGFDEASFFETAEPAAIAEPPRVQF; this comes from the coding sequence ATGGACACCGGACTCATCACGACACTGATCGTCATCGGCGTGGTGGTCGTGGTCCTCGTGGTCGTCGGGATCTACCTCTGGGTCACGTACAACTCGCTCGTCACGCTGAAGGTCCGCGTCGACGAGGCGTGGAGCGACATCTCCGTGCAGCTGAAGCGCCGCGCTGACCTCATCCCCACCATCGTCGACACGGTGAAGGGGTACGCCACGCACGAGAAGTCCGTCTTCGACGACGTGACCAAGGCCCGCTCCGAGACGTTGAGCGCCGGCGACGCGACAGCGGCATCCGCAGCCGAAGGGCACATGCAGAAGGCCCTGAAGAGCGTGTTCGCCGTGGCCGAGGGGTACCCCCAGCTCCAGTCGAGCCAGAACTTCCTGCAGCTGCAGACCGAACTCGTCGACACCGAGGACAAGATCCAGTCGGCCAGGCGGTTCTACAACGGCGGCGTCCGCGAGCTGAACACCAAGATCAAGGTGTTCCCGAACTCCTCCTTCGCGAAGAGCCGCGGCTTCGACGAGGCATCGTTCTTCGAGACGGCCGAGCCGGCGGCCATCGCCGAGCCGCCGCGCGTCCAGTTCTGA
- a CDS encoding M48 family metalloprotease — MYSAIARNKRNTVVIVFVFLLIIGALGFLGGYLAGNVSIGVIVLVVAIGYAVLQYFTASRQATAIAGGIEIDRNTEPRLWRTVENLAIATGMPMPRVYVIRDPSPNAFATGRDPEHAVVAATTGLLDIMDDQELQGVMAHELGHVRNYDIRVSTMVFGLVVAVGLIADVLLRISIFSGLTGGRNRNNDNGGGANPILMIAGIVAVLVAPIAAMGVQAAVSRQREYLADATGALTTRHPEGLARALEKLGAHGRPMQTQNSSMAHLWIADPMQPGLMDRLFSTHPPLPDRIARLRANQDRF, encoded by the coding sequence ATGTACAGCGCCATCGCGCGCAACAAGCGCAACACCGTCGTCATCGTCTTCGTCTTCCTGCTGATCATCGGCGCCCTCGGGTTCCTCGGCGGGTACCTCGCGGGCAACGTCTCGATCGGTGTGATCGTGCTCGTCGTCGCCATCGGGTACGCCGTGCTGCAGTACTTCACCGCTTCGCGCCAGGCGACCGCCATCGCCGGCGGCATCGAGATCGACCGGAACACCGAACCCCGGCTCTGGCGCACGGTCGAGAACCTCGCGATCGCCACCGGGATGCCGATGCCCCGGGTCTACGTGATCCGCGACCCGTCCCCGAACGCCTTCGCCACCGGCCGTGACCCGGAGCACGCCGTCGTCGCCGCCACCACCGGGCTGCTCGACATCATGGACGACCAGGAGCTGCAGGGCGTGATGGCGCACGAGCTCGGACACGTCCGGAACTACGACATCCGGGTGTCGACGATGGTCTTCGGGCTGGTCGTCGCGGTCGGCCTCATCGCGGACGTCCTGCTGCGCATCTCGATCTTCAGCGGGCTGACCGGCGGGCGGAACCGGAACAACGACAACGGCGGCGGTGCGAACCCGATCCTGATGATCGCCGGGATCGTCGCCGTGCTCGTCGCCCCGATCGCGGCGATGGGCGTCCAGGCGGCGGTCTCCCGGCAGCGCGAGTACCTCGCCGACGCAACCGGTGCGCTCACCACCCGGCACCCGGAGGGCCTCGCGCGGGCGCTCGAGAAGCTCGGGGCCCACGGTCGCCCGATGCAGACGCAGAACTCCTCCATGGCGCACCTGTGGATCGCGGACCCGATGCAGCCCGGACTGATGGACCGGTTGTTCTCGACGCACCCGCCGCTGCCGGATCGGATCGCGCGGCTCCGCGCGAACCAGGACCGCTTCTAG
- a CDS encoding crosslink repair DNA glycosylase YcaQ family protein — protein sequence MVRTTLSAAESRRLALAAQGFGRPPADTVVTRSLSAGINRLGLLQIDSVNVFERSHYLPLFARLGAYDRTALDRLTFAKRGPYLEYWAHEAAFIPRDDLRLFRWKMDAMRERDAAPVRIEHVTRTESVRRELHAMLRAEGPMPASAVEHESNVRRGPWWGWSDVKLGLELMFRWGDVVSAGRSGFERVYALPSQVLPAGFLETAPARADAIRELVGRASRALGVGTRADIADYYRLRSDDTAAAIAELQDAGELLPVLVEGWREQAWMHADARVPRTMTTSAVLSPFDPVVWFRRRAERMYGFHYRIEIYTPAPKRVFGYYVLPVLQDDTLVGRVDLKSDRQRGVLRVRTAWQEDGAVLDAERLADTLRRAAAWQGLDGIEVTDRGTAARALAGALGVPLVPHLAADDADAPEPATTDAADATV from the coding sequence ATGGTCAGGACCACGCTCTCCGCTGCCGAGTCCCGGCGCCTCGCACTCGCCGCGCAGGGCTTCGGGCGGCCGCCGGCGGACACCGTCGTCACCAGGTCGCTGAGCGCGGGGATCAACCGCCTCGGCCTGCTGCAGATCGACTCGGTCAACGTCTTCGAGCGGAGCCACTACCTGCCGCTGTTCGCCCGGCTCGGCGCCTACGACCGCACCGCGCTCGATCGACTGACGTTCGCGAAGCGCGGCCCGTACCTGGAGTACTGGGCGCACGAAGCCGCGTTCATCCCCCGGGACGACCTCCGGCTGTTCCGCTGGAAGATGGACGCGATGCGCGAGCGGGACGCCGCCCCGGTCCGCATCGAACACGTCACCAGGACCGAGTCCGTGCGTCGCGAGCTGCACGCGATGCTCCGTGCCGAGGGGCCGATGCCCGCGAGTGCCGTGGAGCACGAGTCGAACGTGCGCCGTGGGCCGTGGTGGGGGTGGAGCGACGTCAAGCTCGGACTCGAGCTGATGTTCCGCTGGGGCGACGTGGTGAGCGCGGGGCGATCGGGCTTCGAGCGGGTGTACGCGCTGCCGTCGCAGGTGCTGCCGGCCGGGTTCCTCGAGACGGCACCTGCTCGCGCGGACGCGATCCGCGAGCTCGTCGGGCGGGCGTCCCGCGCGCTCGGTGTCGGCACGCGTGCTGACATCGCCGACTACTACCGGTTGCGGTCGGACGACACCGCGGCGGCCATCGCCGAGCTGCAGGACGCCGGGGAACTGCTGCCCGTGCTGGTCGAGGGCTGGCGGGAGCAGGCGTGGATGCACGCCGACGCCCGGGTCCCGCGCACGATGACGACCAGTGCGGTGCTGAGCCCGTTCGACCCCGTGGTGTGGTTCCGGCGACGTGCCGAGCGGATGTACGGGTTCCACTACCGGATCGAGATCTACACGCCAGCGCCGAAGCGGGTGTTCGGGTACTACGTGCTCCCGGTGCTGCAGGACGACACGCTCGTCGGCCGGGTCGACCTGAAGAGCGACCGGCAGCGCGGGGTCCTCCGCGTGCGGACGGCCTGGCAGGAAGACGGCGCCGTGCTCGATGCGGAACGCCTGGCGGACACCCTGCGCCGGGCAGCGGCGTGGCAGGGGCTCGACGGCATCGAGGTCACCGATCGCGGGACGGCCGCCCGTGCACTGGCGGGGGCGCTCGGCGTGCCGCTCGTCCCGCACCTGGCGGCCGACGACGCGGACGCCCCCGAGCCCGCCACGACCGACGCGGCCGACGCGACCGTCTAG